The Desulfovibrio sp. UIB00 DNA window CAGTGACCACGCGCGGCGATTCGTGCAGATGCTCGCGCTGGTGTTCCGTCCCCCGAAACTGGCCCGTGAACACGCTGAAATACAGGCGGAAGGAGTAAAAAGCCGTCATAAAGGCCACCAGCACGCCCACGCCCCAGGCCAGATACCCCGTGAACGTGCCCGCGTTGAAGGCCATGAGCAGGATTTCATCCTTGCTGAAAAAGCCAGCCAACCCCGGCACACCAGCAATAGAGAGCGAGGCCAGCAAAAAGGTTGCGCTGGTAATGGGCATGTACTTTCCAAGCCCGCCCATGGAGCGCATGTCCTGCTCGTGGTGCATGCCCAGAATCACCGAGCCGCAGCCAAGGAAGAGCAAGGCCTTGAAAAATGCATGGGTAAACAGGTGGAACACGCCAGCGCCGTAGGCTCCCACGCCGCAGGCAATGAACATGTAGGCCAGCTGGCTGATGGTCGAATAGGCCACCACCCTCTTGATATCGGTCTGCGTGAGGGCGATGGTGGCGGCAAACAAAGTCGTGACCGCGCCCACCACGGTGATGACGGTCAAGGCCGTGGACGACAGCGCAAACAGTGCGTTGCAGCGCGCCAGCATGAAGACGCCCGCCGTCACCATGGTGGCCGCGTGGATAAGCGCGCTCACCGGGGTGGGGCCTTCCATGGCGTCGGGCAGCCACACATGCAGGGGCAACTGAGCCGACTTGCCCACCGCGCCGCAGAACAGCAGCAGACAAATGAGCGTGGGCACGCTGACCGTATAACCGCACAGGGTAAAGGTCATGCCCTCAAGCACGGCGGCCTGGGGCAGCACGTCCGCATAGTGCAGGCTTTCAAAAATGGTGAAGATGCAGAACAGCCCCAACAAAAAGCCAAAGTCTCCGAACCTGTTGACGATAAAGGCCTTTTTGCCCGCATCCGAGGCGGAATCTTTTTCGTAATAAAAGCCGATGAGCAGGTAGGACGAAAGGCCCACAGCCTCCCAGCCAAAAAAGAGCTGCAAAAAATTATTGCCCATGACCAGCATGAGCATGGAAAAGGAAAACAGGCCAAGATAGGCGAAAAAGCGGTAATAGCCCTTTTCGCCCCGCATGTAGCCCACGGAATAAATGTGCACCAGGGTGCTGACGCTGGTAACCACCACCAGCATGACCGCCGTGAGCTGGTCCACCAGAAAGCCAAAAGTCACGCGCAGGTTGCCGGAGGCTATCCAGGTGTGCACATCGGCATTGACGATGTTGCCCGCCAGCACATCCCGCAGGGCAAGCAAGGCGCAGACAAGGGAGACTCCAATGGCCGCGATGGGCAGCCAGTGGGCGCGCTCGCCCCATTGGCGGCCACAGATCAGGGTAAGCACAAAGGCCAGCAAGGGGCACAGAGGAATAAGCAGCAAATATATTGGCATGTTTACCCCCGCATCGTGGTTATGTCTTCGTTACGCACGCTTTTGTGGCTGCGGAACAGACAGATGACAATGCCAAGCCCCACTGCGGCCTCGCAGGCGGCAACGGTGATGATAAAGATGGTAAAAGCCTGCCCGCGCAGCGCGTCCATGAAATAGCTCATGGCCACCAGATTAAGGTTGACGCCGTTGAGCATCAGCTCAAGCGAGAGCAACATCACAATAATGTTGCGGCGCGTAAGAAACCCGGCCACACCTATGCAGAATAGCACTGCTGCCAGCGCCATGTACCAGGAAAGGGGAATCACGCCGCGCCTCCTTGGTCTTTGTTGCCGCTCGCGCAAGGGCAGGCATTGTTTTGGGCCTGAGCCGGGGCGGGTGTGCACACGGGCTGCCTGCGCGCAAGGGTCAGGGCAGCTACCAGAGCCACCAGCAGCAGCACACCCGCAATTTCCAGCGAAAGAAAATGGTTGGTGAACAGCTCGCGGCTCAAGGCCTTGGTGTGCGTGACCTCGCGCAGGGCTTCAAGGGGCCATTGGCCCTTGCCGCCCGGTACAAAGCCTGCCACGCCCCAGAGCATGCCGCCGCACAGGGCAGCCGCCAGCGAGTAGCCCACAATGGGTTTGGGGGTCAGGGCGGGCAGCCGCAACTCGCGTTGCAGGTTCACCAGAAAGAGCACAAAAAGATACATAACCAAGATGGCCCCGGCATAGACGATGATCTGTATGGCTGCCAGAAATTCGGCCTGCAAGGTCAGGTAGACCGCCGCCATGTGGAAGAACAGCAGCAGCACCAGCAACACGCAGTGAATGGGATTGCGCAGGCTGATAGCCAGCACGCCGCACACGGTTATGACAAAGGCGCAGTATAGAAAGAATATTTCACCAAACACCGTTCCACCTCCGCAGTGGACTTGCGCTCTGTTCAGGGATGCCTCGGCAAGGAGGCCTGTCATCCACGTTCTCCGCCCATCGTGCAGTGCATGCTTTTTCCGCTGCGGGCAAGGTGGCCTGCAAGGCACGGGCATTGCCGCAGATCAGCACAGATTTTTGACAGATCATTGCGCAGCACCGTCCTGATGCGCCTGACCATGGCCGGGCGCGCTCGGATTCGGCTCTGCGCCTTGCGCATGCGTAGCGCGGTGATTCTTGCCCACCCACTGCTCCGCTCCTCTCCATTCCGCATCCACCGCCACCCGTTTGGCATGGGCAAGCGCGCCCTCGGGCATGTTGCGGGGGCGGCACAGGGGGTTCACATAGCCTTGCATATCGCCCTTCTGCGCTGCAAAGTCGTCCCAGTTGTCCAGCAGGGCCTGCTTGTCAAACTTGAAGGCTGAACGTCCGTTGGCCGCGTAGGCATAGACTTCCGTCAGCACAATGGCGTTCACCGGGCAGACCTCCGCGCAGTAGCCGCAAAAAATGCAGCGCAGGGCATCGATATTATAGGCATCCACCACGCGGCTGTTATCTGAGGCGCGGCTCCAGCGAATGCGTATGCAGTGCGAGGGGCATACCCGCGCGCAGCGCATGCAGGCAACGCAACGGCTCTCGCCGGTTGCAGCATCGCGTACCAAGGCGTGCCGCCCGCGAAAACCAGCGGCAACCACGGGTTTTTCTTCCGGGTACTGCCGCGTGATGGGGCGGTTGAACATGCGCCGCAAGGTCAGGGCCATGCCCTGGGCTATTTCTGTCTGCAACAGGGTTTGCAGCCAGTTGCGAGGCGCTTTGTACTGAATCTGCATAGTTGCTCTCCTCGTCAAGAGGCTAGGGCCTTGCCCAGGGCGGTAATCACAATATTGAAGAGCGCCAGAGGGATAAGCACCTTCCAGCCAAGGGCCATGAGCTGGTCGTAGCGGTAACGCGGCAGCGTGGCCCGCACCCAGAAAAAGAAAAACATGACGCCATACACCTTGAGCACCAGCCAGAACGGCGGGAAAAAGCCCACATCAACCGGGCCGCGCCACCCCCCCAGAAAGCAGACCACGCCCACCGTGGCCATCACAAACATGGACGTGTATTCGGCCATGAAAAACAGGGCGTAACGCATGCCGCTGTATTCCGTGCAATAACCGGAAACAAGCTCGCTTTCCGCCTCGGGCAGGTCAAAGGGCACGCGGTTGGTTTCCGCCAGCATGGCAACGCAAAAGATAAAAAAGCCAATGCACTGGCGGAAGGCGAACATGCCAAAAAACGAATCACCTTGCGCGGCCACAATGTCGCCCAGATTGAGCGAACCGGAGAGCAGCATCACGCCCACAAGGCTGAGGCCCATGGCGATTTCATAACTGATCACCTGGGCCGAGGCCCGCAACCCGCCAAGAAAGCTGAACTTGGAGTTTGAGGCCCAGCCCGCCAGCACAACCCCGTAGCCGCCAAGGGAACTCATGGCGAACACAAAAAGCAGGCCGATATTGATGTTGGACAAGGCCCAGCCCTCGGCCCACGGCAGGATCGCCAGCGAGGCAAAGGCGGGCACCAGACAGATGATGGGAGCAAGCATGAAGATGGGCTTGTCTGCCGCCGAGGGGATGATATCTTCTTTAAAAAAGCTCTTGATGCCGTCCGCAATGGGTTGCAGCAGCCCAAGCCAGCCCACGCGGGTGGGGCCCATGCGCATCTGCATATGGCCGATGACCTTGCGCTCAAAATATGTGGCATAGGCCACATGCAGCAGCACGACCACCAGAAGCACAAGAAGTTGCAGTACAATTACCAGAACATTCATGGTTTCCCTGCCAGATTGGTTGTAGCCGTAAACCCGGTTTGCCCTGCGCAGCCATAGGCCTTGCAGTCTGCCCCCTATTTACCGGTCAGATTCTCCCAGCACCACGTCCATGCTGCCGATATTGGCGATAAGGTCGGCAATGAGTCCGCCCGGGGCAATGCTTGCCAGCGCGCCGATATGAATAAACGACGGGCCGCGCACGTGCATTCGGTAGGGCCTGCTGCTGCCGTCGCTCACAAAGTAGAACCCAAGCTCGCCCTTGGGGGCCTCCGTGGCTACGTACACATCGCCGGGCATGTAGATATTGTTGTCATGCATGACCTGCCGCAGGCTGCCGCCAAAAAGCGCTGTTTCGGCCTCGCTGCGCCACGCCCTGTAGGGCATGAGCAGATCGGGGGCGTCTGCCGCGAGGGTCGCGCCGGGGGGGAGCTGATCCACGCACTGTTGCAGAATGCGCACAGACTGGCGCATTTCTTCCATGCGGCAGCGGTAGCGGGCGTAAATATCGCCATCGCTGCCCAGCGGCACTTCAAAATCCACCAGATCATAGGCATCGTAGGGTTCGTGTTTGCGCACATCGTAATCCACGCCCGAGCCGCGCAGGCAGGCCCCGGTGAGGCCTAGGGCCAGGGCTTCCTTGCCGTTCAGCACGCCAACGCCCACCGTGCGCTGCAACCAGATGCGGTTGGTATCGAGCAGGGTTTCGTACTCAAGTATGCGCTTGGGGAAGATATTGAGAAAATCCTGCAAGCCGTCCATGAAGCGCCCTGTCACGTCCTGCCGCACGCC harbors:
- the nuoH gene encoding NADH-quinone oxidoreductase subunit NuoH encodes the protein MNVLVIVLQLLVLLVVVLLHVAYATYFERKVIGHMQMRMGPTRVGWLGLLQPIADGIKSFFKEDIIPSAADKPIFMLAPIICLVPAFASLAILPWAEGWALSNINIGLLFVFAMSSLGGYGVVLAGWASNSKFSFLGGLRASAQVISYEIAMGLSLVGVMLLSGSLNLGDIVAAQGDSFFGMFAFRQCIGFFIFCVAMLAETNRVPFDLPEAESELVSGYCTEYSGMRYALFFMAEYTSMFVMATVGVVCFLGGWRGPVDVGFFPPFWLVLKVYGVMFFFFWVRATLPRYRYDQLMALGWKVLIPLALFNIVITALGKALAS
- the nuoI gene encoding NADH-quinone oxidoreductase subunit NuoI, which codes for MQIQYKAPRNWLQTLLQTEIAQGMALTLRRMFNRPITRQYPEEKPVVAAGFRGRHALVRDAATGESRCVACMRCARVCPSHCIRIRWSRASDNSRVVDAYNIDALRCIFCGYCAEVCPVNAIVLTEVYAYAANGRSAFKFDKQALLDNWDDFAAQKGDMQGYVNPLCRPRNMPEGALAHAKRVAVDAEWRGAEQWVGKNHRATHAQGAEPNPSAPGHGQAHQDGAAQ
- the nuoL gene encoding NADH-quinone oxidoreductase subunit L, with amino-acid sequence MPIYLLLIPLCPLLAFVLTLICGRQWGERAHWLPIAAIGVSLVCALLALRDVLAGNIVNADVHTWIASGNLRVTFGFLVDQLTAVMLVVVTSVSTLVHIYSVGYMRGEKGYYRFFAYLGLFSFSMLMLVMGNNFLQLFFGWEAVGLSSYLLIGFYYEKDSASDAGKKAFIVNRFGDFGFLLGLFCIFTIFESLHYADVLPQAAVLEGMTFTLCGYTVSVPTLICLLLFCGAVGKSAQLPLHVWLPDAMEGPTPVSALIHAATMVTAGVFMLARCNALFALSSTALTVITVVGAVTTLFAATIALTQTDIKRVVAYSTISQLAYMFIACGVGAYGAGVFHLFTHAFFKALLFLGCGSVILGMHHEQDMRSMGGLGKYMPITSATFLLASLSIAGVPGLAGFFSKDEILLMAFNAGTFTGYLAWGVGVLVAFMTAFYSFRLYFSVFTGQFRGTEHQREHLHESPRVVTVPLLVLGVGAVAAGWLGIPHVLGGSNHWADFLAPVTGHPHVHVSGAVELGLMVVSVVAGFAGIGLAWFMYCRRLELPGKVAGAFSGLYRLFSRKYWVDEIYVACLVRPTLRLADNLLLGVVDTRGIEGVVNGVPRAIGRLSTSLQRLQDGQVAHYLTWLAGGAAALLLVLQLGFFS
- the nuoK gene encoding NADH-quinone oxidoreductase subunit NuoK, encoding MPLSWYMALAAVLFCIGVAGFLTRRNIIVMLLSLELMLNGVNLNLVAMSYFMDALRGQAFTIFIITVAACEAAVGLGIVICLFRSHKSVRNEDITTMRG
- a CDS encoding NADH-quinone oxidoreductase subunit J, which encodes MTGLLAEASLNRAQVHCGGGTVFGEIFFLYCAFVITVCGVLAISLRNPIHCVLLVLLLFFHMAAVYLTLQAEFLAAIQIIVYAGAILVMYLFVLFLVNLQRELRLPALTPKPIVGYSLAAALCGGMLWGVAGFVPGGKGQWPLEALREVTHTKALSRELFTNHFLSLEIAGVLLLVALVAALTLARRQPVCTPAPAQAQNNACPCASGNKDQGGAA
- the nuoD gene encoding NADH dehydrogenase (quinone) subunit D, producing the protein MSDIRKQSIECPVRHGQPVGRQNVQELLGRELPEDADNFDCFDESDEDRTSLRLGPQHPATHGVLRLDLELEGETILSCDPQVGYLHRGFEKMAETFTYAQALTLTDRLDYIAAMSNNTGYCLAVEKLLGVQAPLRARYIRTIACEMSRLCSHLLWLATHALDIGAMTVFLYCFREREMLLDLFEDLCGARLTLTYPRIGGVRQDVTGRFMDGLQDFLNIFPKRILEYETLLDTNRIWLQRTVGVGVLNGKEALALGLTGACLRGSGVDYDVRKHEPYDAYDLVDFEVPLGSDGDIYARYRCRMEEMRQSVRILQQCVDQLPPGATLAADAPDLLMPYRAWRSEAETALFGGSLRQVMHDNNIYMPGDVYVATEAPKGELGFYFVSDGSSRPYRMHVRGPSFIHIGALASIAPGGLIADLIANIGSMDVVLGESDR